A genomic region of Metopolophium dirhodum isolate CAU chromosome 1, ASM1992520v1, whole genome shotgun sequence contains the following coding sequences:
- the LOC132937276 gene encoding zinc finger MYM-type protein 1-like produces MYIHCYAHKLDLVLKQSVSHIKECKIFFTNLNGFAVFFSNSTKRINELDLIVKKRFPTIAPTRWNYNSRLINIMVEHKKEINQLMQSIVENADKWDGESIICARGFCLTLEDFDFNFNLIIFGKILPLARYLFDVLQKKVFDISYCTQKINEFKKQLNEYRQKFNLVWNEVNDLEKNKIIPSRNKRCRMVQVSEDRKINYKRLFYEIIDTILVKIDERFSEVYNLKFMGLLDFEKFSHYKDNFPQDKFSSLKQTYGQYFEFPKLKSELSIIYSSDQFHQTHIYKLLEYLRETDLTTVLPQVTKLCALILTIPATSASAERSFSALKRIKTYLRNNQTQNRLSNLSLLSIEKEVLMTTKCEPNFHNDVIKDFIKQNRRIELSYK; encoded by the coding sequence atgTATATTCATTGCTATGCACATAAACTTGATTTAGTTCTTAAGCAGTCAGTGTCTCATATTAaggaatgtaaaatattttttacaaatctaAACGGGTTTGCGGTTTTTTTCTCTAATAGTACAAAAAGAATAAATGAGTTagatttaattgttaaaaaacggTTTCCAACTATTGCACCAACAAGGTGGAATTATAATagtagattaattaatattatggttgaacataaaaaagaaattaatcaattaatgcaGTCTATTGTAGAAAACGCTGACAAATGGGATGGCGAATCAATTATATGTGCTAGAGGCTTTTGTTTGACATTAgaagattttgattttaattttaatttaatcatttttggaaaaatacttCCTTTAGCTAGGTACCTTTTTgatgtattacaaaaaaaagtgtttgatatttcatattgtactcaaaaaataaatgaatttaagAAACAATTAAATGAGTATAGgcagaaatttaatttagtttggaATGAAGTAAATgacttagaaaaaaataaaataatcccaTCCAGAAATAAAAGGTGTCGAATGGTTCAAGTATCAGAAGAtagaaaaattaactataaacgtttattttatgaaataatagatactattttagttaaaattgatGAACGATTTTCTGaagtatataacttaaaatttatgGGGTTacttgattttgaaaaattttccCATTACAAAGATAATTTTCCTCAGGATAAATTTAGTTCACTTAAACAAACATATGGTCAGTATTTTGAATTTCCAAAGCTAAAGAGTGAATTGTCAATTATATATTCATCTGATCAGTTTCATCAAacacatatttataaacttttagaaTATTTGAGGGAAACAGATTTAACAACTGTTCTACCTCAAGTTACTAAATTATGTGCATTAATTTTAACCATTCCTGCAACAAGTGCTTCTGCTGAAAGATCTTTTTCCGCTTTAAAAAggataaaaacttatttaagaaataatcaAACTCAAAATAGACTTTCAAATTTATCTTTACTTTCCATAGAAAAAGAAGTTTTAATGACTACAAAGTGTGAACCTAATTTTCATAATGATGTAATTAAAgactttataaaacaaaatagaagGATAGAGTTGTCTTATAAGTGA
- the LOC132947902 gene encoding zinc finger MYM-type protein 1-like, with the protein MDIFKRKKGGAAGERDRKKVKLVQTAKSCQNIKAFFKLNNENKIIVDNNENEDDPDVPASCMNEKISENVIYNALEAEPDNENNSEHVICNTPEAEPDNEKNSKNVICNIPEAEPDRNNQNQTIEVTNDVTEFNITINDPTVKLPTNRLEFYQRINQGPYRPILKHCPRTLQGKKQRSFQKSWYEMYSWLVYSLIVDAAFCFPCRCFNGNESNIGQTEKVFTKTGFNSWYRASERLKSHQISKYHINSRTAINNFCFKKSIDKVIDSNKTLQLSKRESERLNNREIMKRLIYIVICLAKCGKPFRGHDESHTSYQKGMFLELIQILYKYDTVLKTHIDSGPKNAMYTSNIIQNDIINSIHNVIIQELKLKLQNTHIAIMADETSDIGHHKQLSVVFCYFDTKTNHPIETFITLRRMLSVDAESIFNTLNDVITCQFMLDWKNVIAVCFDGAATMAGNINGVQAKCKNKNKNILHVHCYAHCLNLTLMDAVCANAKYSEVNKCVFDFLGTVQFIYSFIEGSPIRHAVFEKFAKLDGAKVQTLKSMSQTRWACRADAVNAVKNNYKALLFTLKEISSKCLIPEARAKCRGLLYQLKTFEFIYCLNLMQPILQLILKVSSSLQASNLELFTAVSLIHALRSSLNSIRKSPQEIQSIFINTEQMCKENIIEIPTVKNRKVSKKRDDLQCSTSQHIYLTKSEEMKVTVVFPLLDVLLSGFKQETSDLITVIGQLINLELNCNSSCVYILKNLLNIRTQDLFVEIKLLKSLEDTPKGTSSDYVYKWLDWLAIEGRSDTFKTFYNCLTYFVVIPVTSCGCERSFSKMSIVKTKLRSTMTQERLNALLFLFIEQEYVSNINVENLLHELSKDINSSVETLAELEYKTLSPLSDSPYTATPKSLFKQNHNEKTPTWFTKFEKLRNDQPEVTNNNDN; encoded by the exons atggatatttttaaaagaaaaaaaggagGAGCCGCTGGAGAACGAGATCGCAAAAAAGTTAAATTGGTTCAAACTGCTAAATCTTGTCAAAATATAAAAGCcttctttaaattaaataatgaaaacaaaattattgttgataataatgaaAACGAAGATGATCCTGATGTCCCTGCTTCATGCATG AATGAAAAGATCAgcgaaaatgtaatttataatgcaCTTGAAGCTGAACCAGAT AATGAAAATAACAGTGAAcatgtaatttgtaatacacCTGAAGCTGAACCAGAC aatGAAAAGAACagcaaaaatgtaatttgtaatatacctGAAGCTGAACCAGAT CGTAACAACCAAAACCAAACAATAGAAGTTACTAATGATGTCACAG agtttaatattactatcaacGATCCAACAGTTAAGTTACCAACCAATCGTCTTGAATTTTATCAAAGAATTAATCAAGGTCCATATCGTCCAATTTTAAAGCATTGCCCGAGAACTTTACAAGGAAAGAAACAGCGTTCGTTTCAAAAATCATGGTATGAAATGTATAGTTGGTTAGTATATAGTTTGATAGTTGATGCAGCGTTTTGCTTTCCGTGTCGTTGTTTTAATGGAAATGAATCTAATATCGGTCAGACAGAAAAAGTGTTTACTAAAACAGGATTTAATAGTTGGTACAGGGCTTCTGAAAGATTAAAATCTcatcaaatatcaaaatatcacaTAAACAGTAGAACagctataaataatttttgttttaaaaaatctattgatAAAGTAATTGACAGTAATAAAACTTTACAGCTAAGTAAAAGGGAATCAGAACGATTAAACAACAGAGAAATAATGaaacgtttaatttatattgtaatttgtcttGCTAAATGTGGTAAACCTTTTCGTGGGCATGATGAATCGCATACGAGTTATCAAAAAGGTATGTTCTTAGAATTGATTCAAATCCTATACAAATATGATACTGTTTTAAAAACTCATATTGATAGTGGTCCTAAGAATGCAATGTACACAAgcaatataattcaaaatgacATTATAAATTCTATACACAATGTTATCAttcaagaattaaaattaaaattacaaaacactCATATTGCAATTATGGCAGATGAAACCAGCGACATAGGTCACCACAAGCAACTTTCTGTGGTTTTTTGCTATTTTGATACGAAAACAAACCACCCAATAGAAACATTTATTACTTTGAGACGTATGTTGTCTGTAGATGCagaatcaatttttaatacacTTAATGATGTAATTACTTGTCAATTTATGTTAGATTGGAAGAATGTAATTGCAGTATGTTTTGACGGAGCAGCAACTATGGCTGGTAATATTAACGGCGTACAAGCCAAAtgcaagaataaaaataaaaatattttgcatgtGCACTGTTATGCACATTgcttaaatttaactttaatggATGCTGTTTGTGCTAATGCAAAGTATAGTGAAGTAAATAAATGTGTCTTTGATTTTCTTGGGAcggtacaatttatttattcttttattgaaGGGAGTCCAATACGACATGcagtatttgaaaaatttgCCAAATTAGATGGCGCTAAAgtacaaacattaaaatcaatgtCTCAAACTAGGTGGGCTTGTCGCGCTGATGCAGTGAATGcagttaaaaacaattataaagcattattatttactttaaaagaAATAAGTTCCAAATGTTTAATACCTGAAGCAAGAGCTAAATGTCGTGGACTTCTATATCAACTTAAAACCTTtgagtttatttattgtttaaatttaatgcaACCAATTTTACAATTGATACTAAAAGTAAGTTCATCTTTACAAGCTTCAAACTTAGAACTTTTTACTGCTGTTTCACTTATACATGCCTTAAGATCTTCATTAAACTCAATAAGAAAATCACCTCAAGAAATTCagtctatatttattaatacagaaCAAATgtgtaaagaaaatattattgaaataccaactgtaaaaaatagaaaagttTCAAAAAAGAGAGATGATTTGCAGTGTTCTACATCACAGCATATTTATCTTACAAAGAGTGAAGAAATGAAGGTAACTGTCGTTTTTCCATTATTAGATGTGTTGTTATCTGGATTTAAACAAGAAACATCTGATTTAATAACTGTGATaggacaattaattaatttagagtTGAATTGCAACTCATCTTGCGTATACATACTAAAAAATTTGCTAAATATTCGAACACAAGATCTTTTTGTAGAGATTAAGCTTTTAAAAAGTCTTGAGGACACACCCAAAGGAACATCATCAGATTATGTATATAAGTGGCTTGATTGGTTAGCAATCGAAGGAAGATCCGATACTTTCAAGACATTTTATAACTGTCTAACATATTTTGTGGTTATACCAGTGACCAGTTGTGGATGCGAAAgaagtttttcaaaaatgtcaatAGTAAAAACCAAATTAAGAAGCACAATGACACAAGAAAGGCtcaatgcattattatttttatttatagaacaaGAATATGTGAGTAATATCAATGTTGAAA ATTTGTTACATGAATTGTCAAAAGACATCAACAGTTCCGTAGAGACACTTGCAGAGTTAGAATATAAAACTTTATCACCTTTATCTGACTCACCATATACAGCAACACCAAAATCTTTATTCAAGCAAAACCATAATGAAAAAACACCTACTTGGTTTACCAAATTTGAAAAGTTGAGAAACGATCAACCAGAAGTAACCAACAATAAcgataattaa